A stretch of Sulfurimonas xiamenensis DNA encodes these proteins:
- a CDS encoding adenylate kinase yields the protein MKKLFLIIGAPGSGKTTDAELIAEQNSEITHYSTGDMLRAEAASGSELGSEIKNYISKGLIVPIKIAMETIVSAIKNAPTDIIVIDGYPRSMEQLTALDKYLKSDSSLELCSVIEVEVSQETAKERVLGRSRGEDDKVEVFNNRMKVYTEPLSDIKKFYIEKNLLHTISAERSIEEIVSEMHSFIKSKI from the coding sequence ATGAAAAAGCTTTTTTTAATCATCGGAGCGCCAGGCTCCGGTAAGACCACGGATGCAGAGTTGATTGCAGAGCAAAACAGTGAAATAACACACTACTCTACAGGCGATATGCTTCGCGCAGAAGCCGCAAGCGGCTCTGAACTTGGCTCGGAAATAAAGAACTACATCTCTAAAGGTCTTATCGTTCCTATCAAAATAGCAATGGAGACTATTGTAAGCGCGATTAAAAATGCACCTACAGATATAATTGTTATTGACGGCTATCCAAGAAGCATGGAACAATTAACAGCTTTAGACAAATATCTAAAGAGTGACTCATCTTTAGAGCTTTGCAGTGTTATCGAGGTTGAAGTAAGCCAAGAGACGGCAAAAGAGAGAGTTTTAGGTCGTTCTCGCGGCGAAGATGACAAAGTTGAAGTTTTTAACAACCGTATGAAAGTTTATACAGAACCACTGAGTGATATAAAAAAGTTTTATATAGAAAAAAATCTTCTTCACACAATTAGCGCAGAGAGAAGCATCGAAGAGATAGTCTCAGAGATGCACTCTTTTATAAAATCCAAAATTTAA
- the adk gene encoding adenylate kinase — MRIILLGAPGAGKGTQAGFLTKRYNIPQISTGDMLRGAIKAGTELGKMAKAAMDAGQLVSDEIIIGLVKDRIKEDDCKNGFLLDGFPRTIAQADALKIAGVDIDAVIEIDVPDAEIVKRMSGRRAHLASGRTYHIVYNPPKVEGKDDITGEDLVQRDDDKEEVVLDRLKVYHEQTKPLIGYYKEQADKIASLTYITVDGTADISKVEAAIVSKLG, encoded by the coding sequence ATGAGAATAATATTATTAGGAGCTCCCGGTGCCGGAAAAGGAACCCAAGCAGGATTTTTAACAAAAAGATATAACATTCCTCAAATTTCGACAGGAGATATGCTTCGCGGGGCTATAAAAGCAGGTACAGAATTGGGTAAAATGGCAAAAGCAGCTATGGATGCAGGTCAATTAGTATCTGATGAGATTATTATCGGTCTTGTAAAAGATAGAATTAAAGAGGATGACTGTAAAAACGGTTTTTTATTGGACGGTTTTCCCCGTACCATTGCTCAAGCAGATGCTCTTAAAATTGCAGGTGTAGATATTGATGCCGTTATAGAGATTGATGTTCCGGATGCTGAGATAGTAAAGCGTATGTCGGGCCGCCGCGCACACTTGGCGAGCGGGCGAACTTACCATATTGTTTACAACCCGCCAAAAGTTGAAGGAAAAGATGATATAACCGGAGAAGATCTTGTTCAAAGAGATGATGATAAAGAAGAGGTAGTGCTTGACAGATTAAAAGTTTATCATGAACAGACAAAACCTCTTATCGGCTATTATAAGGAGCAAGCAGATAAGATAGCGTCTTTAACATATATAACTGTTGACGGAACTGCTGACATATCTAAAGTGGAAGCGGCTATAGTTTCCAAACTAGGTTAA
- a CDS encoding competence/damage-inducible protein A, with protein sequence MNFYACIIGSEILNGRRVDKHFDFLKNELQKYGHELFASFIIKDDKELIKKIYQLVKDDKKSVMFSFGGIGATPDDLTRAIAAEVFTSKALKRNKKFEKDIIDRFGEDAFPHRINMSDLPQNSELLFNPVNNMSGFSLENRYFFVPGFPQMSHPMISTVIKKLFNKSKKKYRVSLLAQTSENTLIDLMKQVPEDIELSSLPILNNQTASVEISLCAEDKLHAENYFKLFTDFLKKEKIAYSLV encoded by the coding sequence ATGAATTTTTATGCTTGTATTATAGGTAGTGAAATATTAAATGGTCGCAGAGTAGACAAACATTTTGATTTTTTAAAAAATGAGCTTCAAAAATATGGACATGAACTTTTTGCATCTTTTATAATAAAAGATGATAAAGAGTTGATTAAAAAAATATATCAACTTGTAAAAGATGATAAAAAAAGCGTTATGTTCTCATTTGGCGGTATCGGTGCAACACCGGATGATTTAACAAGAGCCATTGCAGCAGAGGTATTTACCTCTAAGGCGCTCAAACGAAACAAAAAATTTGAAAAGGATATTATAGATAGATTTGGCGAAGATGCTTTTCCTCATAGAATTAATATGTCTGATTTACCGCAAAATTCTGAACTTTTATTTAATCCTGTTAACAATATGTCCGGTTTTTCACTTGAAAACAGATATTTTTTTGTTCCTGGATTCCCGCAAATGTCACACCCTATGATAAGCACTGTTATAAAAAAATTATTTAATAAATCTAAAAAAAAATATAGAGTCTCTCTTTTAGCACAAACAAGTGAAAATACACTTATTGATTTGATGAAACAGGTTCCTGAAGATATCGAACTCTCATCTTTGCCAATACTTAACAACCAAACTGCTTCTGTTGAAATATCGCTTTGTGCAGAAGATAAGCTGCACGCAGAAAACTATTTTAAACTATTTACAGATTTTTTAAAAAAAGAAAAAATAGCCTACAGCTTAGTTTAA
- a CDS encoding ankyrin repeat domain-containing protein, translating into MNKWIEFLKNNDFTGIKKYIREGADVNEANENGESVLASSLRYRCDFDLIMLLIENGADIWDFDEEGVTIFDMAVTYGNMEMVKYMISKGVDVNSTKRRSRFTPLMAAACYGRVEIAKLLIECGADKNAVDVKGISVVDFARKTNKKSILLLLDYDENAPKNRNYAR; encoded by the coding sequence ATGAATAAATGGATTGAATTTTTAAAAAATAATGATTTTACAGGTATTAAAAAATATATCAGAGAGGGCGCTGATGTAAATGAAGCAAATGAAAATGGCGAGTCTGTTTTGGCATCTTCTTTAAGATATAGATGTGATTTTGATTTAATTATGCTTTTGATTGAAAATGGTGCTGATATTTGGGATTTTGACGAAGAGGGCGTTACAATTTTTGATATGGCAGTCACATATGGCAATATGGAGATGGTTAAATACATGATTTCAAAGGGAGTAGATGTCAACAGCACAAAAAGAAGAAGCAGATTTACTCCGCTTATGGCTGCTGCTTGCTATGGAAGAGTTGAAATAGCAAAACTTCTTATTGAGTGCGGTGCAGATAAAAATGCAGTTGATGTAAAAGGTATAAGTGTTGTAGATTTTGCAAGAAAAACAAATAAAAAAAGCATTTTACTTCTACTTGACTATGATGAAAATGCGCCAAAAAACAGAAATTATGCAAGGTAA
- a CDS encoding tetrahydrodipicolinate N-succinyltransferase N-terminal domain-containing protein, whose product MEIIQTTDAFKALIENIKSSIKGYKDPLAFGICRVDLGQLNLDKTLQATYPIINWNENFGSAAIFIKALAEQGIDVDFNESEVVCNINTTFLKNCLNAFTPYADEAYGDAHKNIQVVSALYNQIMNSGSLEGEFKITFLFADEPLKSVEATYLKLYALSQAKVELRGINLNGAFGALPNVAWSNGQPIELDYLREFEIELKLANEYPSIDFVDKFPRFLQHIIPADNTRILDTSKVRFGAQLAAGTTVMPGASYINFNAGTTGPVMVEGRISSSAVVGAGSDVGGGASILGVLSGTDGNPITIGKNTLLGANSTCGIPLGDGCIIDGGLAIFAGTKVYINDDEITKLKEVNTNATFSNIMKASQLAGLNGLHFRQNSQTGQYIAQRSTREIKLNADLH is encoded by the coding sequence ATGGAAATCATTCAAACAACAGATGCTTTTAAAGCACTTATAGAAAATATTAAATCATCAATAAAAGGATACAAAGATCCTTTGGCATTTGGTATATGTAGAGTTGACTTAGGACAGTTAAATCTTGATAAAACTCTTCAAGCTACATATCCTATAATAAACTGGAATGAAAACTTTGGCAGTGCAGCTATTTTCATAAAAGCTTTAGCTGAACAGGGAATTGATGTAGATTTTAATGAGAGTGAAGTAGTTTGCAATATCAACACTACCTTTTTAAAAAATTGTTTAAATGCTTTTACTCCTTATGCAGATGAAGCATACGGCGATGCACATAAAAATATTCAGGTTGTATCTGCTCTATATAACCAAATTATGAACAGCGGCTCTTTAGAGGGTGAGTTTAAAATAACATTTCTTTTTGCAGATGAGCCGCTCAAGAGCGTTGAAGCAACTTATTTGAAGCTATATGCCCTCTCTCAAGCAAAAGTTGAACTAAGAGGCATAAACTTAAACGGTGCATTTGGCGCGCTGCCAAATGTTGCTTGGTCAAACGGGCAGCCTATTGAGCTTGATTATCTTCGTGAATTTGAGATTGAACTAAAGCTTGCAAATGAGTACCCGAGTATCGATTTTGTAGATAAATTTCCAAGATTCTTACAGCATATTATTCCAGCTGACAATACAAGAATTCTAGATACTTCAAAAGTAAGATTTGGGGCTCAATTGGCAGCTGGTACAACAGTTATGCCAGGTGCTTCTTATATCAATTTTAATGCAGGAACAACTGGTCCTGTAATGGTTGAAGGTCGTATTTCAAGTTCTGCAGTAGTTGGGGCAGGAAGTGATGTTGGCGGCGGTGCTTCTATCTTGGGTGTATTAAGCGGGACAGATGGAAATCCTATAACAATCGGTAAAAATACACTTTTGGGAGCAAATTCTACATGTGGTATTCCTCTTGGCGATGGATGCATTATTGATGGAGGATTGGCGATTTTCGCTGGAACAAAAGTATATATTAACGATGATGAGATAACTAAATTAAAAGAAGTTAACACAAATGCGACTTTTTCAAATATTATGAAAGCATCCCAATTAGCAGGGCTTAACGGACTTCACTTTAGACAAAATTCTCAAACTGGACAATATATAGCACAAAGAAGTACAAGAGAGATTAAGCTAAACGCTGATTTACACTAA
- a CDS encoding multiheme c-type cytochrome encodes MKTILILFFIINVVLQAKYLDSETCKECHEKIYHEHSTSMHHKSSLFSDEVHRKVKEFSSKDKYSCALCHMPATKNLGAMIRGQEQPNAHEKRQTDGVSCSYCHQITKIHYSKPYNINFLNSSSNDKPTMFGNLKNSESSDKHNVQSNEIYKNSEVCMGCHSHKENSHGFEVCNTKDQYNSKSDCIGCHMPKSTGGNEKFNKKNRSEYATHSFLGIHSDKMIKKAVKLSLEYKDNTIELTIENKMGHSIITHPMRLKFVKTVVLRDGNIIWSNFAENPIEDKEATFIVVFEDAKSNQSMPHTATGYKINQNLKAMNTKIVKYSVPKLQKGDEIKSTWISYIINPNIAKKLDISTKDIIKPYIGTEKSIVVE; translated from the coding sequence ATGAAGACTATTTTAATTTTGTTTTTTATTATAAATGTAGTGTTGCAGGCAAAATATCTTGATAGTGAAACATGTAAAGAGTGTCATGAAAAAATTTATCATGAGCACTCTACTTCAATGCATCATAAATCATCCCTCTTTAGTGATGAAGTGCATAGAAAAGTCAAAGAGTTCTCAAGCAAAGATAAATATTCATGTGCACTCTGTCATATGCCAGCTACTAAAAATTTAGGTGCTATGATTCGTGGACAAGAACAGCCAAATGCTCATGAAAAAAGACAAACAGATGGAGTTTCATGCTCTTATTGTCATCAAATTACCAAAATACACTACTCCAAGCCTTACAATATAAATTTTTTAAATAGCTCCAGCAATGACAAGCCCACTATGTTTGGAAATTTAAAGAATTCTGAATCAAGTGACAAACATAATGTACAAAGTAATGAAATATATAAAAACAGTGAAGTTTGCATGGGATGTCACTCTCATAAAGAGAACAGCCATGGATTTGAAGTTTGCAATACAAAAGATCAATATAATTCAAAAAGTGATTGCATAGGGTGTCATATGCCAAAATCTACGGGCGGTAATGAAAAATTCAATAAAAAGAATAGAAGTGAGTATGCTACACATTCATTTCTAGGAATTCACTCTGACAAGATGATAAAAAAAGCCGTTAAATTATCACTCGAGTATAAAGACAATACGATCGAGTTGACTATTGAAAACAAAATGGGTCACTCTATTATCACACATCCAATGCGTTTAAAATTTGTAAAAACAGTTGTGCTTAGAGACGGCAATATTATCTGGAGCAATTTTGCTGAGAATCCAATAGAAGATAAAGAAGCGACATTTATTGTTGTGTTTGAAGATGCTAAAAGTAACCAATCTATGCCTCATACTGCTACAGGCTATAAAATAAATCAAAATCTAAAAGCAATGAATACAAAAATTGTCAAATACAGTGTACCTAAACTTCAAAAAGGTGATGAAATAAAATCAACCTGGATAAGTTATATAATAAATCCAAATATAGCTAAAAAGTTAGATATTTCAACTAAAGATATCATTAAGCCATATATAGGAACAGAAAAATCAATTGTTGTGGAATAA
- a CDS encoding SH3 domain-containing C40 family peptidase — MKYILIFLFMVLFIGCSSNNFKYADNNQIKIYDLLNIPQDVSCFAKNIDSNSSLYDIQKEYKKYYFSIWNIDKPQEDAKSVMWPFESYKMGESYGENLQLLKEDFFDSIRENSNFESYGTVNEKALTLKESDIRSFPTHRPLFKNPSLAGEGYPFDYLQNSTIHANEPIFISHYSKDREWAFIFSSYASGWLKTDAFVILKKRDIDFWQKAQQVAITKENEPIYDSEGRFLFKTKIGMMFVLVSEDENTYTILTATSFKKSQPLFINSKISKDIASKEIMKLNQENLTKIVNEVSKTNYGWGGMYKQRDCSSMLRDMFAPFGIWLPRNSYQQSKIGNVINLKNLTNKEKIEVIKEKAIPFQTLLYKKGHVVLYVGTYNNEIIVFHNIWGIKTSRDGIEGRIIIGKPIFSSLKLGKFQENYDKESEILNNLVSMNIITQK, encoded by the coding sequence ATGAAGTATATTTTGATATTTTTATTTATGGTTTTATTTATAGGCTGTTCTTCAAATAATTTTAAATATGCTGATAATAATCAAATAAAAATATATGATCTATTAAATATACCTCAAGATGTAAGCTGTTTTGCGAAAAATATAGATAGTAATTCCTCTCTTTATGATATTCAAAAAGAGTATAAAAAATACTATTTTAGTATATGGAATATTGATAAACCACAAGAGGACGCGAAAAGCGTAATGTGGCCATTTGAATCATATAAAATGGGGGAAAGTTATGGAGAAAATTTACAACTATTAAAAGAAGATTTTTTTGACAGCATAAGAGAAAATTCAAATTTTGAGTCATATGGAACAGTCAATGAAAAGGCATTAACGCTCAAAGAGAGTGATATTAGATCTTTCCCAACTCACAGACCTTTATTTAAGAATCCATCTCTTGCGGGAGAGGGGTACCCATTTGATTATCTTCAAAACAGTACTATACATGCAAATGAGCCTATATTTATTTCACACTACTCAAAAGACAGAGAGTGGGCTTTTATATTTAGCAGTTATGCATCTGGGTGGCTAAAAACTGATGCATTTGTTATTTTAAAAAAGAGAGATATTGATTTTTGGCAAAAAGCTCAACAAGTTGCTATTACAAAAGAGAATGAACCTATATATGATAGTGAAGGCAGATTTTTGTTTAAAACAAAAATCGGAATGATGTTTGTTCTTGTGTCAGAAGATGAAAATACATATACAATTTTAACAGCAACATCATTTAAAAAATCACAACCGCTTTTTATAAATTCTAAAATTTCTAAAGATATAGCCAGTAAAGAGATAATGAAATTAAATCAAGAAAATTTAACTAAAATTGTTAATGAAGTATCAAAAACAAATTATGGATGGGGCGGAATGTACAAACAAAGAGATTGTTCATCAATGCTTCGAGATATGTTTGCACCTTTTGGTATTTGGCTGCCTAGAAATTCATACCAACAGAGTAAAATTGGAAATGTTATAAATTTGAAAAATTTAACCAATAAAGAGAAGATAGAAGTTATAAAAGAAAAAGCAATCCCGTTTCAAACGCTTTTATATAAAAAAGGACATGTTGTTTTATATGTTGGAACTTACAATAATGAAATTATTGTATTTCACAATATTTGGGGAATAAAGACCAGCAGAGATGGAATAGAAGGCAGAATTATAATAGGGAAACCGATTTTCAGCTCGTTAAAACTTGGAAAATTTCAAGAAAACTATGATAAAGAGTCAGAAATACTTAATAATTTAGTAAGTATGAATATCATTACTCAAAAATAA
- a CDS encoding LexA family transcriptional regulator — protein MKNFLEIVDEIKNILSTEFAGKKVLDKDVADTLGISQMNFATMKKRNKIPFGELLDFCATKSISINWLLYGQSPESLVEATNKFFMIKYFSNVSASAGGGAELEEEEVQGVEIPHEFVTMLGGERELKYIEAINVSGDSMEPTFSYNDIVFINRNKTDLRRGGIFTIRTHGGLFIKRVQKRIDGKIDIISDNQIYSTQTLDPNEIEVIGRVVSRFGSVD, from the coding sequence ATGAAAAATTTTCTTGAAATTGTTGATGAGATTAAAAATATTCTTTCTACAGAGTTTGCAGGCAAAAAGGTACTTGATAAAGATGTTGCAGATACCTTAGGCATAAGTCAAATGAATTTTGCAACTATGAAAAAGAGAAACAAGATACCTTTTGGTGAACTTTTAGATTTTTGCGCAACTAAATCCATATCTATAAATTGGCTGCTCTATGGTCAATCGCCGGAGAGTCTAGTTGAGGCGACAAATAAATTTTTTATGATAAAATATTTTAGTAATGTAAGTGCATCAGCCGGCGGCGGAGCCGAATTGGAAGAGGAGGAGGTTCAGGGTGTTGAAATTCCACATGAATTTGTCACTATGCTTGGAGGAGAGAGAGAATTAAAATATATAGAAGCTATTAATGTCTCCGGTGATTCGATGGAGCCTACTTTTAGTTACAATGATATTGTTTTTATAAACAGAAACAAAACTGACCTGCGAAGAGGTGGAATCTTTACCATAAGAACACATGGTGGTCTTTTTATAAAAAGAGTTCAAAAAAGAATAGATGGTAAAATTGATATAATATCTGACAATCAAATCTATTCAACACAAACATTAGATCCAAATGAGATAGAGGTTATTGGCAGAGTTGTCAGCAGATTTGGAAGTGTTGACTAA
- a CDS encoding tRNA (cytidine(34)-2'-O)-methyltransferase, with the protein MFNLVLVNPQIPNNTGAIGRLCVNAGATLHIIKPIAFDIDEKAVRRAGLDYWHKLDLLVWESIDDFFTNNTIKDNAYFATTKTDKPYFKAQFKEGDYIFFGSETAGIPENILHKYKEQNITIPMTKEGRSLNLAISTGIVLYEAIRQNYDSFYK; encoded by the coding sequence TTGTTTAATCTTGTTTTAGTAAATCCACAAATTCCTAACAATACCGGTGCAATAGGGCGATTATGTGTTAATGCCGGTGCAACCCTGCATATCATAAAGCCTATCGCTTTTGATATTGATGAAAAAGCAGTAAGACGAGCAGGGCTTGATTATTGGCACAAACTAGATCTGCTCGTATGGGAAAGTATAGATGATTTTTTCACAAACAACACTATCAAAGATAATGCCTACTTTGCTACTACAAAAACAGACAAGCCCTATTTTAAAGCACAATTTAAAGAGGGTGATTATATATTTTTTGGAAGTGAAACAGCGGGAATTCCGGAAAATATTTTGCATAAATATAAAGAGCAAAATATAACCATACCTATGACTAAAGAGGGCAGAAGTTTAAATCTGGCTATAAGTACTGGAATAGTACTTTATGAAGCAATAAGACAAAATTATGACTCTTTTTACAAATAA
- the purU gene encoding formyltetrahydrofolate deformylase — MSQYRVLIDANDEKGLVHKISTVFYKNDLNILTNSEFVDKDSNKFFMRSVVDGDIELDRLHKSISDAIPNSANIEVIAPKNKNIVIMATKEMHALGDILIRHEAGELEANILAVISNYNDLESLVDRFNIPFVYISHEGLNRAEHEQKIIDYLSTFKDIDYIVLAKYMRILTPGFVERYENKIINIHHSFLPAFIGANPYKQAYDRGVKIIGATSHFVNNNLDEGPIIAQEVIHVNHAYGWRDMQRSGKDVEKVVLSRALKLALEDRIFVFANKTVIF; from the coding sequence ATGAGTCAATACAGAGTTCTTATTGATGCTAATGATGAAAAAGGTCTGGTTCACAAAATATCGACCGTTTTTTATAAAAATGATTTAAATATTCTTACAAATAGTGAGTTTGTAGACAAAGACAGTAATAAATTTTTTATGCGAAGTGTTGTTGACGGTGATATAGAATTGGACAGATTACATAAATCAATTAGTGATGCTATTCCAAATAGTGCAAACATTGAGGTAATAGCACCAAAAAATAAAAATATTGTTATTATGGCTACAAAAGAGATGCATGCTCTTGGCGATATACTTATTCGACATGAAGCCGGAGAGCTCGAAGCAAATATATTGGCAGTAATATCAAACTATAATGATTTAGAATCTTTGGTGGATAGGTTTAATATACCATTTGTTTATATCTCTCATGAAGGTTTAAACAGAGCAGAACATGAGCAAAAAATTATTGACTATTTGTCTACTTTTAAAGATATAGATTATATAGTTTTGGCAAAATATATGAGAATATTAACACCTGGATTTGTAGAGAGATACGAAAATAAAATTATAAATATACACCACTCATTTTTACCGGCTTTCATAGGAGCAAACCCATATAAACAAGCTTATGACAGAGGTGTTAAAATTATTGGAGCTACATCGCACTTTGTAAATAACAATCTGGATGAAGGTCCGATTATTGCACAGGAAGTTATTCATGTAAATCATGCTTATGGGTGGAGAGATATGCAGCGCTCAGGCAAAGATGTAGAGAAAGTTGTTCTCTCCAGAGCACTAAAGTTGGCACTTGAAGACAGAATATTTGTTTTTGCTAATAAAACTGTAATCTTTTAG
- the leuB gene encoding 3-isopropylmalate dehydrogenase: MKTYKIALIKGDGIGPEIIDEAVKVLDAVASCCDIEFSYEEALMGGCAYDITGDPLPQETINISLNSDAVLFGAIGGTKWDNLPREKRPESGLLRFRKELGVYANLRPAVVYDELINASSLKAEVVKGVDLMVVRELIGGIYFGEPKGRDENRGYNTMVYTRDEIVRIAHQAFKIAMTRSKRVCSIDKANVLDVSQLWRDVVTEVSKEYPEVELSHMYVDNAAMQLIRDPRQFDVMLTGNIFGDILSDEASMLSGSIGLLPSASVGAKIGVYEPIHGSAPDIAGQGIANPIATISSASMMLRYALGENDAADKIDAAVKRALKEGYRTKDLAQYDAKEICSTSEMGSIIANYAAK, encoded by the coding sequence ATGAAAACATATAAAATTGCACTTATAAAGGGTGATGGTATCGGTCCGGAGATTATAGATGAAGCGGTAAAAGTTTTAGATGCGGTAGCTTCATGCTGTGATATAGAGTTCTCTTATGAAGAGGCTTTAATGGGCGGTTGCGCTTACGATATCACCGGCGATCCTCTTCCTCAAGAGACGATTAACATCTCTCTAAACAGCGATGCAGTGCTTTTTGGTGCAATCGGCGGTACAAAATGGGATAATCTTCCCCGTGAGAAAAGACCTGAGAGCGGACTTTTGAGATTCCGTAAAGAGCTTGGTGTTTATGCAAATCTGCGTCCTGCGGTTGTATATGATGAACTTATTAATGCTTCCTCTTTAAAGGCTGAAGTCGTTAAGGGCGTTGACTTGATGGTTGTTCGCGAGCTTATCGGCGGAATCTATTTCGGCGAGCCAAAAGGGCGTGATGAGAATAGGGGCTACAACACTATGGTCTACACTCGTGATGAGATTGTGAGAATTGCCCATCAAGCTTTTAAGATCGCTATGACAAGAAGCAAGAGAGTCTGTTCAATCGACAAAGCAAATGTTTTAGATGTATCTCAGCTTTGGAGAGATGTAGTTACCGAAGTCTCAAAAGAGTATCCTGAAGTTGAACTCTCTCATATGTATGTGGATAATGCTGCAATGCAGCTTATTCGCGACCCTAGACAGTTTGATGTAATGCTTACCGGAAATATTTTCGGCGATATATTAAGCGATGAAGCAAGTATGCTCTCAGGCTCTATAGGGCTTCTCCCATCGGCTTCCGTCGGCGCAAAAATCGGTGTTTATGAGCCTATTCATGGTTCAGCACCTGATATTGCAGGACAGGGAATTGCAAACCCTATTGCAACTATCTCATCGGCTTCAATGATGCTTAGATACGCTCTTGGCGAAAATGATGCGGCAGATAAGATAGATGCCGCTGTAAAAAGAGCATTAAAAGAGGGATATAGAACAAAAGATTTAGCTCAATATGATGCTAAAGAGATATGCTCTACAAGTGAAATGGGCTCAATTATTGCTAATTATGCAGCAAAATAA
- a CDS encoding 3-isopropylmalate dehydratase small subunit: protein MQKANIDGKVWRFGKDIDTDLIIAARYLNTSVPEELAKHVMEDADPEFVNKMSRGDVIVAEDNFGCGSSREHAPIALKAAGVAAVIAPTFARIFYRNAFNMGLPIFELKESHEIAEGDEISIDMNNGTITNKTSGKTYSFTPIPAFMQELIDAGGLMNFAQNEIKGK from the coding sequence ATGCAAAAAGCAAATATTGACGGCAAAGTTTGGAGATTTGGAAAAGATATTGATACGGATTTAATTATAGCGGCTCGCTATTTGAATACATCAGTGCCTGAAGAGCTGGCAAAACATGTTATGGAAGATGCTGACCCTGAGTTTGTAAACAAAATGAGCAGAGGTGATGTAATAGTTGCGGAGGATAATTTTGGTTGTGGAAGTTCGCGTGAACATGCACCTATAGCTCTTAAAGCAGCGGGTGTTGCAGCAGTTATTGCTCCTACTTTTGCAAGAATTTTCTATAGAAACGCATTTAACATGGGGCTTCCTATATTTGAGCTTAAAGAGAGCCATGAGATTGCAGAGGGCGATGAAATAAGCATAGACATGAATAATGGAACTATTACAAACAAAACATCAGGCAAAACATATAGCTTTACTCCTATCCCTGCTTTTATGCAAGAGCTTATAGATGCAGGCGGACTTATGAATTTTGCACAAAATGAGATTAAAGGTAAATAA